ACAACAACAGAATTAGAAAAATACACGTTTCCTCCTAATTAAATTAAGAGAAAACGGCATTTTCAAAACTTATTTAAAATTAGCTAGTTGCTAATGGGAGAAGTTAAAGGGGAAGTAGGAATATTCGATTCTATTCCATAGTTAGGCGTTGAAGTCATCGGGGTTGTTTCTTCAGAAGAAACGGGGTATTCGGGTTCTACGGGAACCGTGGGTTCAGGATAAGAATTAGGAACAGGTTCTTCTGGTAATAAACCTCCCCCGCCCCCCGGTGTCGTCTCCGTTGGTAGAGTCCCATTCCCATCATCATCATAATTGGATTCTGGGGGTGTAGAAGGTAAAATTGTTGAATCATTATCACCCGAATAGTTTGTGACAGGAGCCGAAGCCGAGGAGTCGGTAACATTCGGTTCTAATCCTACTTCAGAAGAATTGTTTTCTTCGGGCGGAGAAAGTAAATATTCTTCTAATTGAGATTCTGAGGTTGATGAGCTTTTCCCTTCTATTTCAGTAGCAATGCTAGTATCACTAGATTGCTCAACGGGTGAAGTTTCTTCGGTTTTTGCTTCTGCATCGGAAGGTTCTACTATTGAGTAATCTCCCTCTTCTAAAGGTTGTTCTGTGGAACGTTCCGCCGCGACTTCCTTGGGATTTTGAGTTTCAACAGAAGGATTTTCAAACATCGGTTCTGTGGAATCTAAATTATTAAAGGGATGATTCAATTGAATATTGGTTTTCTGACTAATAATGTAGCCATAACGACGGGTAAGATCAAATCCAACCCAACCAAAAAATAAGGATGTAATTAAGAATAAAATCGGCAGTAAAAAACCCAGGTAAGGTATCGTTTCTTCCGGTTCCCAAGTCGGAATCGCAACAGGAACAGGTTGAATTTGTGGGGGTGGGGAATTGAGGGGAATACTCGGTAATGTCGTAACGGAAGTTAAAGGTTTTTGCTGAACAGAAACGGGGATTTCAACAACTGCTTTTACCGCTACGGGTTTGGGAGGAACAAGTTCAACAACACTAGAATTTTGAGGTTGAATCACAGTATTAGGAGATTGAATCGTTGTCGCAATATCTTCAATGGGTAAAAAAGCAATCCATTGGTCAACACTTTGAGGACGTCGGGAGGGTTCAATTTCTAATCCCCAGTAAATTAATCGTTCTACAACCGGACTCAAGGTAGGTTGAATTTGTCTTAAAGTCGGTTTAGACGCACTGAGTAACTGTTGTGTGGCTTCATTCACACGCAATGGAGCTTCTAAGGGAGGTTCACCCGTTAACAAACAATAGAACGTCGCGGCCAAACTATAGATATCCGTTGCGGGGGTCAGGTGTTGATGGGGGAGATAGTGTTCTAGGGACGCATAACCAACGGATAAAACCCGGTTACGGATGGGAAACTTGACACTCGGTTCCATAAAGCCACTGGTTAACCCAAAATCAACTAACGTGAGGATGTCTGTCCCTTGATGGCGCAGGATATTCCTCGGTTGCAGGTTACAGTGAAGTAAACCGTGTTGATGTAGGGTTCTCATGGCCGAAGAAATCTGGCGGATATATTGCAGCGCCTGATGAACCGATAACGGAGAATGCGCGCGTAAGGTTTCTTCTAGGGTTTGGCCCTGAATATAATTCATTACCAAATACGGTAAACCCTTTTCTTCAAAGATGTCCAGCACACGGGCAATATTAGGATGGTGACACTGGCTTAAACGTTTGGCAACTGTTACAAATTGTTGTTTGATTTGGGGAAAATCAACGGAGGTGATGAATTTAGGATGCAGAGTTTTAATCACAACCGTTTGATGAGTGAGAGGGTGCGTCGCTTGGTAGGTCACACCAAACTCCCCTTGACCCAGAACAGCATCAATCCGATATTTGCCGTTCTGGAGAACGATTTCCTGCGTTAGATTCATTGTGTGATTGCTAACTCCCCACCATAATACTATCGCCCATACTATAACGATCACATCGTTTTAGCATAGTCTACCTTTGGTTCTGGGATTGTAGCGCATCTGTGGAAATTAGCCAACTCTATTATAGGGAACAGGGAACAGGGGGAAGGGGAGAGGGGGAGAGGGGGAGAGAGGGGGAGAAGATGTTAATATGGTTATTAAAAGTCATAAGTGTATAAAATTCAGAAAATTAAATCAATTGCCAAAATTCCTGTTATAAACTGGGGGAAAAAATGGGAGACATTAAAATTTTAATCGTGGAAGATGAGTTGCTAATTGCCAAGGGATTAGCCAAAAAATTAGAAAAATTAGAGTATGCTGTCGTTGGGATTGCGTCTTCGAGTGAATCAGCATTACAAAAAGTTGAAGAAACTCAACCAGATGTAATTTTAATGGATATTGTCATCAAGGGAGATTTAGATGGAATTGAAACGGCAAAACTCATTCAGGAAAAATTTGATATTCCTGTTATTTATGTAACCGCTTATGCCGATGATGAAACCTTAGAACGAGCCGAAGAAACAGAATCCTATGGATATATTCTAAAACCGTTTAAAGAGCGAGAAGTTCATGCAGCTATTAAAATCGCCTTAAAAAAACATCAATCTACATTAAAAATGCAGCAATCTTTAAAAGATGCCCAAGCTGTTACCGATGAAAAATCTCGGTTTTTATCCATTGCTTCCCACGATTTAAAAACTCCCTTAACCGCCATTCAAATGTCTGCTGGAATGTTAAAGGATTATAGTGATAAATGGACGGAAGACAAAAAGCAAAAACATTTAGATCGGATTCAAACGTCCGTCAGCAATATGAACAATCTTTTAGAAGAGTTGTTAATTTTAAGTCGGGCTGAATCTGGAAAACTAATCTTTAACCCAGAACCGACTCAAGTTGTGGCGTTTTGTCAATCTATTATCGAGGAAATAAAACCGCTTGCTCAGGCTGGACATCGAGTTTTATTCATGAGTTCTCAAGAAGTAATACACGGAAATTTAGATAAACCTTTACTGCGCCATATTTTAATAAATTTGTTATCGAATGCGATTAAATATTCCCCTAATGGGGGTACAATCAGCTTAAAAATTCATCAAGATGGTCAATTTATTTGGTTTGAAATCGCAGATGAAGGCATTGGTTTACCGATAGATTATCAAGCTAAACTCTTTCAACAATTTGAACGGGCTTCTAACGTGGGTAACATTAAGGGGACGGGGTTAGGATTATCCATTGTGAAACAAGCTGTTGATTTACACCAAGGTCAAATTAAAGTTGAAAGTGAAGTCGGAAAAGGAACAATATTTACCGTCACACTCCCCTTATAAATTATCATGATCTTTTCCGATTCTAACGACGGCGTAAGACCTCTAAAAGTGTTGTTAACCGATGAGGGATAGGGGCGATCGCTTCAATTTTTTCTCCCGAAATCGGATGATTTAAGGTTAATTTCCAAGCATGAAGAGCTTGTCCAGGTAAATTCACCTTGATTGCTTTTCCTCGACTATATTCAGGATCACCGACAATGGGATTTCCCATAAACGCACTATGCACCCGAATTTGATGGGTACGTCCCGTTTCTAAGGTAAATAACATTAACGTATAGTTCCCGATGCGCTCTTGAATTTGCCAATGGGTAATGGCTTCTCGCCCTCCTTTTTCGAGGGGAACAATTGCCATTTTTTTGCGATCAATTGGATGACGACCGATAGGTTGATTAATGGTTCCTGATTCGGTTTTAGGAACGCCATAAACCACCCCTAAATATTGACGACGGGCGGTTTTTTCTTTAATTTGAGCTTGTAAACTTTGCAAAGCAAAATCCGTTTTGGCCACCACCATCGCCCCGGTGGTATCCTTATCTAAACGATGTACAATTCCAGGACGTTGTACCCCGCCAATTCCTGCTAATTGATCACAATGAGCTAATAACGCATTAACTAAGGTATCATTCTGATGTCCCGGTGCGGGATGAACCACTAACCCCGCAGGTTTATTCACAATTAATAGACAATCATCTTCATATAAAATATCCAGGGGAATATCTACAGCTTCCAGTTCTAAAGGTTGGGGTGGGGGAAGAGTAATTTCTAAGCGATCGCCCGTTTGTACAGAGAGTTTTTTAGTGGTACAAACTTGTTCATTAACTTTCACCCATCCCTGACTAATTAAGGTTTGAATCCGAGAACGAGATAGGTCAGAAATTTGTTGAGATAACCACAAATCTAACCGTCGATTTTGTTGATCGGGAGGTAAATTTTCTGCATCTACCGTTAACTGAATTAAAGTGGAATCATTCATTATTTTGCAAAGGTTTATTTTCCAGAGTAATCTCTAATTTATCTAAGGTTATACCCAAACTTTGGTATAAATTGGTTAAGGCGTTTAGATAGTCTATTTTAGCATTTAATTCATCATTTTGAGCTTGAGTTAAATCCGATTGAAATCGAACTAAATCAACCAGGGAAGATCCTTCTACCCCTAACTCAACTTTATCTTTCTCGTTGCGAAGTTGTTCTTCAGCTAACTGGGTTGCACGTTTAGATAACTCAACTTTTTTCCAAGTAGCTTCAATATCTTGTAACCTCTGACTCACATCAATCTCAATTTTTTGAGATGCTTCCGTTAAGTTATTTTGGGCTTGCAAAACATCGATCCGACTGCGTTGAAAATCACGTTCTAAGGTTCGATCACCCAAGGTTTTACTAAAAACTAATCCGGCTCTTAAATCCGTTTGATTGTCAATAATATCCGGTGCAGGTTCATGTCTTACCTCCGTTTTAAAATCGATATTCCATCGACGGTTATTTTCAGCAACAACTAATTGGGTTTTAAATATTTCTAAATTTAATCTGGCTTGTAAATAATTGGGCTGGTTCTCAAAGCCTAACTGTTTAACTTCACTAGGCTCCAAGGTTTGGGGTTGAATTTCTAAATTTTCAGACGCTATAATATTAACATCCTCATCAATATCTAATAATTCTAATAAATTCAGTCGTTGCTGGTTTAAATTATTCTGGGCATTTAATAAAGAAATTTCTTGATTAGCAACGCGAGTTTGTACAGTAATTAAGTCGGCTCTCGGTCTGCGTCCAGCCTCAATAAAAACTTGGGTATTTTCGACTTGCTGTTGTGCAATAATTAAAGATTGTTGCTCAATTTTAAGTTGTTCTTGCGCTTGCAGTAAATTGCGATAAGCTAAAATGGTTTCGGTAATTTTATCAATTAAAATTGATTTTAAATTGAGTAAATTAATTGTTTCTTGAATTCGGGCAATTTCAACGGAAGCTCGATTAACCGTTTCACCTGCACCTCTTAATAAAGGTTGGTTAAAAACGACTGCTAAATTTTGTCTTAAAACATCTTGATCAGAAAACCCTGAACCTTGATAATTTCTCTGTTGTCTTTGTCCAGTCCACTCCAAATTAAGTGCTCCTCCTGTGGGAATTCTAACAAAGACTTTTGCTGATAATATTAAACCCCGAGTCATCGTTGTTAGATTTCCC
This genomic stretch from Planktothrix sp. FACHB-1365 harbors:
- a CDS encoding serine/threonine-protein kinase, whose protein sequence is MNLTQEIVLQNGKYRIDAVLGQGEFGVTYQATHPLTHQTVVIKTLHPKFITSVDFPQIKQQFVTVAKRLSQCHHPNIARVLDIFEEKGLPYLVMNYIQGQTLEETLRAHSPLSVHQALQYIRQISSAMRTLHQHGLLHCNLQPRNILRHQGTDILTLVDFGLTSGFMEPSVKFPIRNRVLSVGYASLEHYLPHQHLTPATDIYSLAATFYCLLTGEPPLEAPLRVNEATQQLLSASKPTLRQIQPTLSPVVERLIYWGLEIEPSRRPQSVDQWIAFLPIEDIATTIQSPNTVIQPQNSSVVELVPPKPVAVKAVVEIPVSVQQKPLTSVTTLPSIPLNSPPPQIQPVPVAIPTWEPEETIPYLGFLLPILFLITSLFFGWVGFDLTRRYGYIISQKTNIQLNHPFNNLDSTEPMFENPSVETQNPKEVAAERSTEQPLEEGDYSIVEPSDAEAKTEETSPVEQSSDTSIATEIEGKSSSTSESQLEEYLLSPPEENNSSEVGLEPNVTDSSASAPVTNYSGDNDSTILPSTPPESNYDDDGNGTLPTETTPGGGGGLLPEEPVPNSYPEPTVPVEPEYPVSSEETTPMTSTPNYGIESNIPTSPLTSPISN
- a CDS encoding ATP-binding protein, with amino-acid sequence MGDIKILIVEDELLIAKGLAKKLEKLEYAVVGIASSSESALQKVEETQPDVILMDIVIKGDLDGIETAKLIQEKFDIPVIYVTAYADDETLERAEETESYGYILKPFKEREVHAAIKIALKKHQSTLKMQQSLKDAQAVTDEKSRFLSIASHDLKTPLTAIQMSAGMLKDYSDKWTEDKKQKHLDRIQTSVSNMNNLLEELLILSRAESGKLIFNPEPTQVVAFCQSIIEEIKPLAQAGHRVLFMSSQEVIHGNLDKPLLRHILINLLSNAIKYSPNGGTISLKIHQDGQFIWFEIADEGIGLPIDYQAKLFQQFERASNVGNIKGTGLGLSIVKQAVDLHQGQIKVESEVGKGTIFTVTLPL
- a CDS encoding RluA family pseudouridine synthase, whose product is MNDSTLIQLTVDAENLPPDQQNRRLDLWLSQQISDLSRSRIQTLISQGWVKVNEQVCTTKKLSVQTGDRLEITLPPPQPLELEAVDIPLDILYEDDCLLIVNKPAGLVVHPAPGHQNDTLVNALLAHCDQLAGIGGVQRPGIVHRLDKDTTGAMVVAKTDFALQSLQAQIKEKTARRQYLGVVYGVPKTESGTINQPIGRHPIDRKKMAIVPLEKGGREAITHWQIQERIGNYTLMLFTLETGRTHQIRVHSAFMGNPIVGDPEYSRGKAIKVNLPGQALHAWKLTLNHPISGEKIEAIAPIPHRLTTLLEVLRRR
- a CDS encoding TolC family protein codes for the protein MKEPKNLELESSLNPEPGEESEPLNLLPLGMILTLISGLGGIVVMALPSKPINPESSALSSKLEWFSPPISTSQSLPPLNPISKPISEELPPDMMGNLIPAPHVKSKPSLPLLEELSLEEYSSIPPNLLDENINILNPSPQALTEDNNVSEVETTIESIENSMTPLNLTASRPQYQMLTQQPSNLQPTSPLPVVSEQDGVELTLQDVIILALENNRTIKNQYLERIVERQDLAVAEDKFNPDFTPSLAIGWDNITQGNLTTMTRGLILSAKVFVRIPTGGALNLEWTGQRQQRNYQGSGFSDQDVLRQNLAVVFNQPLLRGAGETVNRASVEIARIQETINLLNLKSILIDKITETILAYRNLLQAQEQLKIEQQSLIIAQQQVENTQVFIEAGRRPRADLITVQTRVANQEISLLNAQNNLNQQRLNLLELLDIDEDVNIIASENLEIQPQTLEPSEVKQLGFENQPNYLQARLNLEIFKTQLVVAENNRRWNIDFKTEVRHEPAPDIIDNQTDLRAGLVFSKTLGDRTLERDFQRSRIDVLQAQNNLTEASQKIEIDVSQRLQDIEATWKKVELSKRATQLAEEQLRNEKDKVELGVEGSSLVDLVRFQSDLTQAQNDELNAKIDYLNALTNLYQSLGITLDKLEITLENKPLQNNE